The Flavobacterium johnsoniae genomic sequence AAAAAATAAGAGCGCACATTTAATTGAAATTTTTTTTAAAAAATGTTTTGATTAAAAGATAAAATAGCTACATTTGCAGTCCGTTAGAAATAGCGGACTTTTTTATTGCATTCGCCGATGTAGCTCAGCTGGCTAGAGCAGCTGATTTGTAATCAGCAGGTCGTGGGTTCGAGTCCCTCTATCGGCTCAAAATAATTCAAATGCGATTTGATTTGTTCTTAAAATAATGAGAATTTAAACTAGGGGAGATACTCAAGCGGCCAACGAGGGCAGACTGTAAATCTGCTGTGTGAACTTCGCAGGTTCGAATCCTGCTCTCCCCACAAAAAAAAGAAGGTATGATTTTGGGCTTTAGATTTTTAAAAATCTGAAATCTAAATTCAAAATCTAAAATTAGAACTCTCTGCCGGTGTAGCTCAGGGGTAGAGTGCTTCCTTGGTAAGGAAGAGGTCTCGGGTTCAAATCCCGACATTGGCTCAAGTAAGTAGGAAATTGAAAATTAATATATAACTAAGATTAAAAATTAAGTAAAATGGCAAAGGAGAATTTTAATCGTTCCAAACCGCACTTAAACATAGGTACAATTGGACACGTAGATCACGGAAAAACTACATTAACTGCTGCAATTACAAAAGTATTGTCAGATGCTGGTTACTGTCAAGCAAAATCGTTTGATCAAATCGATAACGCTCCAGAGGAGAAAGAAAGAGGTATTACTATTAATACATCACACGTAGAGTATGAAACAGCTAACCGTCACTACGCTCACGTTGACTGTCCAGGTCACGCGGATTACGTAAAGAACATGGTTACTGGTGCTGCTCAAATGGACGGAGCTATCTTAGTAGTTGCTGCTACAGATGGTCCAATGCCACAAACTCGTGAGCACATCCTTTTAGGTCGTCAGGTTGGTATTCCAAGAATCGTTGTTTTCATGAACAAAGTGGATATGGTTGATGATGCTGAGTTATTAGAGCTTGTTGAAATGGAAATTAGAGATTTATTATCTTTCTACGAATATGATGGAGATAATGGTCCTGTTGTTCAAGGTTCTGCTTTAGGAGGATTAAACAATGATCCAAACTGGGTACCAAAAATTATCGAATTAATGGAAGCTGTTGATGCTTGGATCGAAGAGCCAGTACGTGACGTTGCTAAGCCATTCTTGATGCCAGTTGAGGACGTATTTACAATTACAGGTCGTGGAACTGTTGCTACAGGTCGTATCGAAACTGGAGTTGCTAATACTGGAGATCCTGTTGAAATCATTGGTATGGGAGCTGAAAAATTAACTTCTACTATTACTGGAGTTGAGATGTTCCGTAAAATCCTTGACAGAGGTGAAGCTGGAGATAACGTAGGTTTATTGTTAAGAGGTATTGATAAAGCTGATATCAAAAGAGGTATGGTTATTATTAAGCCAGGTTCAGTAAAACCACACGCTAAATTCAAAGCTGAGGTTTATATCTTGAAAAAAGAAGAAGGTGGACGTCACACTCCATTCCACAATAACTACCGTCCACAGTTCTACGTACGTACAACTGACGTAACAGGAGTTATTTCTTTACCAGCAGGTGTAGAGATGGTAATGCCAGGTGATAACTTAACTATTGAAGTTGCTTTATTAAGCCCAATCGCTATGAACGTAGGTTTACGTTTTGCTATCCGTGAAGGTGGTAGAACAGTTGGTGCTGGTCAGGTTACTGAAATCGTAGAGTAATTCTATAAATAAATAAAAGCCAGTGATTTCTTATTTGAAATCACTGGCTTTAATTACGGGCGTAGTTCAAGGGTAGAATAGCGGTCTCCAAAACCGTTGATGGGGGTTCGAATCCCTCCGCCCGTGCAATAAAAAATATATCAAATGACAAAAGTTACTAATTATTTATCAGAGGCTTTCGAAGAGTTAAAGTCAAATGTTACTTGGCCAGCTTGGGCTGAAGTACAGAAATTGACAATTGTTGTGGCTGTATTTTCGATTTTATTCGCTTTGGCAACATGGGGAGTAGACGAATTTTTTGCAAAAGCTTTGGCTGGATTTTTTAACTGGTTAAAAGGATAATTTTTTTGTGATGGCAGATAATAATGTGAAAAAATGGTACGTAGTTAGAGCGGTTAGTGGTCAAGAAAATAAAGTAAAAGCTTATATTGAGACTGAGATTGCGAGATTAGGTATGGAGGATTATGTTTCTCAGGTCTTAGTGCCTACTGAAAAAGTAGTGACTGTAAAAGACGGGAAAAAATCATCTAAGGATAAAGTTTACTTTCCTGGATATGTTATGATTGAAGCCAACTTGGTTGGTGAAATCCCTCATATTATTAAGTCAATTACTAGTGTTATTGGATTTCTAGGAGAAATTAAAGGCGGAGAACCTGTTCCTTTGAGACTTTCTGAAGTAAACCGTATGTTAGGTAAAGTGGATGAGTTAGCTGTGAATACTGATACTCGATCTATACCATTTACTGTTGGTGAAACGGTTAAGGTTATTGATGGGCCTTTCAATGGATTTAATGGTTCTGTTGAAAAAATCAATGAAGAAAAGCGTAAACTTGAAGTTATGGTTAAGATTTTCGGAAGAAAAACTCCATTAGAATTAAGTTTTATGCAAGTAGAAAAAGTATAATTTTTTGTTACACTATAATAAACCATTGTAATCGCTTCCATAGATTGCAGTGTTAAATTTTTTAAAAATGGCTAAAGAAATTAGTAAGGTAGTTAAACTACAAGTTAAGGGAGGTGCTGCGAACCCGTCGCCACCGGTTGGACCTGCTTTAGGAGCTGCTGGGGTTAATATCATGGAGTTTTGTAAGCAATTTAATGCTAGAACTCAGGATAAACCTGGCAAAATTTGTCCAGTGCAAATCACTGTGTACAAAGACAAATCATTTGATTTTGTTGTTAAGACTCCTCCAGCAGCAGTTCAGTTAATGGAAGCTGCAAAGCTAAAATCTGGTTCTGGTGAGCCTAATCGTAAAAAAGTAGCTAGCGTTACTTGGGAACAAATTAGAACTATTGCTGAAGACAAAATGCCAGACTTAAACGCTTTCACAATTGAGAAAGCAATGAGTATGGTTGCTGGAACAGCTAGATCTATGGGTATAACTGTATCAGGAGATGCTCCTTTTTAATTAAGAAAAAGACATGGCAAAATTAACAAAAAAGCAAAAAGAGGCTGCTTCAAAAATTGAAAAGAACAAATTATACTCTCTAAAAGATGCTGCGGCATTATTGAAAGTTGTTGCTTCTGCAAAATTTGATGAGTCTGTTGATATCGCAGTTCGTTTGGGTGTAGATCCAAGAAAAGCGAATCAAATGGTTAGAGGTGTGGTAACTTTACCTCACGGAACAGGAAAGGATGTTAAAGTATTAGCATTGGTTACTCCAGATAAAGAGGCTGAAGCAAGAGAAGCTGGAGCAGATCACGTTGGTCTTGATGATTACTTACAAAAAATTAAAGATGGTTGGACAGATGTTGATGTTATCATCACTATGCCAGCTGTTATGGGTAAATTAGGTCCATTAGGTCGTATTTTAGGACCTAGAGGTTTAATGCCAAACCCTAAAACAGGTACAGTAACTATGGATGTTGCTAAAGCTGTTCAAGAAGTTAAAGCTGGTAAAATTGACTTTAAAGTTGATAAAACTGGTATCGTTCACGCAGGAATCGGTAAAGTTTCTTTTGGAGCTGAGCAGATTGTTGACAACGCACACGAAATTATTCAAACATTAATAAAACTTAAACCAACTGCTGCTAAAGGTACATACATTAAAGGTATTCACCTTACAAGCACAATGAGTCCTGCTATTGCATTAGACCCAAAAGCAGTATAATTGGTAGTTAAAAATTTTTAGTATGACTAGAGAAGAAAAATCAATCGCGATTGAAAATTTAACTGCGCAGTTAGCTGGTACAAATATCATTTATGTATCTGATATTTCTGGTTTAAACGCAGAGACAACTTCAAGCTTACGTAGAGCTTGCTTTAAAGCAGGTATCAAATTAGAGGTTGTAAAGAACACTTTGCTTGCAAAAGCAATGGAAGCTTCTTCTAATGATTATGGTGATTTACCTACAGTTTTAACTGGTAACAGTGCTATCTTTATTTCTGATGTTGCTAACGCGCCTGGAAAAATTATCAAAGATTTCCGTAAGAAATCTGATAAACCAGTTTTAAAAGGAGCTTACATCAATTCTGAAGTATATATTGGGGATAACCAATTAGATGCATTAGCTACTATTAAATCTAAAGAAGAGCTTATTGGAGAAATCATTGGATTATTACAATCTCCAGCTCAAAGAATTATTTCTGCTTTACAAAACAAATTCGCAGGAAGCGAAGAAGGAGCAGAGTAATTTTGAATGTAAGGAAAGAAATTTTCTTACTGCTTAATTAGCGCACAATAAATAAATTATATTTTTTACAAAATCATTTTAAACGATAGAAAAAATGGCAGATTTGAAACAATTCGCAGAACAATTAGTTAACTTAACAGTTAAAGAAGTTAACGAATTAGCAACAATATTAAAAGACGAGTATGGTATCGAGCCTGCTGCTGCAGCTGTAGTAGTTGCTGCTGGTGGTGGAGATGGTGCTGCTGAAGAAGCACAAACTGAATTTACAGTTGTATTAAAAGAAGCTGGTGCTTCTAAATTAGCTGTTGTAAAATTAGTTAAAGAACTTACAGGTTTAGGTCTTAAAGAAGCTAAAGATGTAGTTGATGGTGCTCCAAGTACTGTTAAAGAAGGTGTTTCTAAAGAAGAGGCTGAAGGTCTTAAAAAATCATTAGAAGAAGCTGGAGCTGTTGTTGAGTTAAAATAACAAAACACAGTTTAGAACTAGGTTTAGACCTTGGATGTAAGCATCCAAGGGTCTAAACCATTTTTCGTATAATAAAATATATCAAGTTTTATTATCAAATAGTTTAAAATACGAAAAAGTTTTTGATCAATACGAAGAAAAAAAATAGAACTCCCTTTACTGGTTTATTTTTAAAGATGTATTGATTATAATAAGAAAGTATAGATTAAACAGTGTGTCTTACACAAAAAAAATTACTTTTTTTTAATCAAAATTTTGTCCATTGATGATAACAAATCAGACTGAAAGATTGAATTTTGCCTCTACAAAAAATATCCCTGATTATCCAGATTTCTTGGATGTTCAGGTTAAATCTTTTAAAGATTTCTTTCAATTAGAAACGAAATCTGACGAAAGAGGCAACGAAGGGTTATACAATACCTTCATGGAAAACTTTCCAATTACAGATACAAGAAACAACTTTGTATTGGAATTCCTAGATTATTTTGTTGATCCACCACGTTATACAATTCAAGAATGTATAGAGAGAGGTCTTACTTATAGTGTGCCTTTAAAAGCAAGGTTAAAACTATACTGTACAGATCCAGAACACGAAGATTTTGAAACAATTGTACAAGATGTTTATCTTGGAACAATTCCTTACATGACTCCTAGTGGTACTTTTGTTATTAATGGTGCCGAGCGTGTTGTAGTATCTCAATTACACCGTTCTCCAGGGGTTTTCTTTGGACAGTCATTCCACGCAAATGGAACTAAACTTTATTCTGCAAGAGTAATTCCTTTTAAAGGATCTTGGATAGAATTTTCTACTGATATCAACAGCGTTATGTACGCGTATATCGATAGAAAGAAAAAATTGCCTGTAACAACTTTATTCCGTGCTATCGGTTTCGAAAGAGATAAGGATATCCTTGAAATTTTTGACTTAGCTGAAGAAATTAAAGTTTCTAAAACAGGAATTAAGAAATATATTGGAAGAAGACTTGCTGCGCGTGTTTTGAACACTTGGCACGAGGATTTCGTAGACGAGGATACTGGAGAAGTAGTTTCTATCGAGCGTAACGAAATCATCCTTGATCGTGATACTATTATCGACAAAGATAATGTTGAAGAGATCATCGATTCTAACGTAAAATCTATTTTGTTGCACAAAGAGGATAACAATCAAGCAGATTATGCTATTATCCACAACACGTTACAAAAAGATCCAACAAACTCTGAAAAAGAAGCTGTAGAGCACATTTACCGTCAGTTACGTAACGCTGAACCGCCTGATGAGGAAACTGCTCGTGGTATTATAGATAAATTGTTCTTCTCTGATCAACGTTATAACTTAGGTGAAGTTGGTCGTTATAGAATGAATAAAAAATTAGATTTAGATATCCCTATGGATAAGCAAGTGCTTACTAAAGAGGATATTATTACAATCGTTAAATATTTGATCGAATTGATCAACTCTAAAGCAGAGATTGATGATATTGATCACTTGTCAAACCGTCGTGTTAGAACAGTTGGTGAACAATTGTCTCAACAATTCGGTGTTGGTTTAGCACGTATGGCTAGAACTATTCGTGAGAGAATGAACGTTAGAGATAACGAGGTGTTTACACCAATTGATTTGATTAATGCTAAAACATTATCATCAGTTATCAACTCTTTCTTTGGTACTAACCAGTTATCTCAATTTATGGATCAAACGAATCCATTAGCTGAGATTACGCACAAAAGAAGACTTTCTGCACTTGGACCAGGTGGACTTTCGAGAGAGAGAGCTGGTTTCGAGGTTCGTGACGTTCACTATACTCATTATGGTCGTTTATGTCCGATTGAAACTCCTGAGGGACCAAACATTGGTTTGATTTCATCTCTTGGTGTTTATGCAAAAGTAAACGGAATGGGATTCATCGAAACTCCATACCGTAAAGTAACTAATGGTGTAGTTGATTTAGAAAGCACTCCAATTTACTTAAGTGCTGAAGAAGAAGAAGGAAAAATGATTGCTCAGGCAAACATTGAAATGGACGAAACTGGTAAAATTACAGCTAGCAATGTAATTGCTCGTGAGGAAGGTGACTTCCCGGTTGTTGAGCCAAATGTAGTTCATTATACAGACGTTGCTCCTAACCAGATCGCTTCGATTTCTGCTTCATTGATTCCTTTCTTGGAGCATGATGATGCGAACCGTGCGTTGATGGGATCTAACATGATGCGTCAGGCAGTTCCTTTGATCCGTCCTGAAGCACCGATTGTTGGTACAGGTTTAGAGCGTCAGGTAGCTTCAGATTCAAGAGTATTAATCAATGCTGAAGGGCATGGTACTGTTGAGTATGTTGATGCTAACATCATTACTATTAAATACGATCGTACAGAAGACGAGAGAATGGTAAGTTTTGATGCTGATGAGAAAACGTACAACTTAATTAAATTTAGAAAAACCAATCAAGGTACAAGTATTAACTTGAAACCAATCGTAAGAAAAGGTGACAGAGTTATTCCTGGACAAGTATTATCAGAAGGATATGCTACTCAAAATGGAGAATTAGCTTTAGGTAGAAACTTAAAAGTTGCGTTCATGCCATGGAAAGGGTACAACTTCGAGGATGCGATTGTAATTTCTGAAAAAGTAGTTCGTGATGATATTTTTACATCTATCCACGTTGATGATTATTCATTAGAGGTTAGAGATACTAAGTTAGGAAACGAAGAGTTAACAAACGATATTCCTAACGTTTCTGAAGAAGCTACTAAAGATTTAGATGAAAACGGTATGATTAGAATTGGAGCAGAGGTTAAACCTGGCGACATTTTGATCGGAAAAATTACACCAAAAGGAGAATCAGATCCTACTCCGGAAGAGAAATTGCTTCGTGCAATCTTCGGAGATAAAGCAGGTGATGTAAAAGATGCTTCATTAAAAGCTTCTCCATCTTTACATGGTGTAGTTCTTGACAAAAAATTATTTGCAAGAGCCGTAAAAGATAAACGTAAACGTACTCAGGATAAAGATGCTTTAGGTGCTTTAGAAATGGAATTCGAAACTAAATTTGTTGAATTAAAAGACAGATTAGTTGAGAAATTATTCTTGATCGTTAACGGAAAAACATCTCAAGGTGTAATGAATGATTTGGGTGAAGAAGTTTTACCAAAAGGTAAAAAATATACTCAAAAAATGCTTTACGCAGTGGAAGATTTTGCTCACTTAAGCAAAGGTCAATGGGTTGCTGATGATGCTACTAATAAAATGGTAAATGATTTGATTCATAACTATAAAATTAAGCTGAACGACTTACAAGGGTCTTTAAGAAGAGAAAAATTCACTATTACAGTTGGAGATGAATTGCCATCTGGAATCTTGAAATTGGCTAAAATCTATATCGCTAAAAAACGTAAGTTAAAAGTTGGTGATAAAATGGCGGGACGTCACGGTAACAAAGGTATTGTTGCAAGAATCGTTCGTCATGAAGATATGCCATTCTTAGAAGATGGAACGCCAGTAGATATCGTATTGAATCCACTTGGGGTACCTTCACGTATGAACATTGGTCAGATTTATGAGACTGTTCTTGGATGGGCTGGTATGAACTTGGGTAGAAAATTTGCTACTCCAATTTTCGACGGTGCTTCTCTAGACGAAATCAATGCTTTGACTGATGAAGCTAACGTACCACGTTTCGGACATACATACCTTTATGATGGTGGAACTGGAGAGCGTTTTGCACAAAAAGCAACTGTGGGTGTAATTTACATGCTTAAATTAGGACACATGGTTGATGATAAGATGCACGCACGTTCTATCGGACCATACTCATTGATTACGCAACAACCACTTGGAGGTAAAGCTCAATTTGGAGGTCAGCGTTTTGGAGAGATGGAGGTTTGGGCACTTGAGGCTTATGGAGCTTCTAGTACGCTACGTGAAATCTTAACTGTTAAGTCTGATGACGTTATTGGTAGAGCTAAAACTTACGAAGCTATCGTTAAGGGTGAAACTATGCCAGAACCAGGTTTACCAGAATCATTCAATGTATTAATGCACGAACTGAAAGGTCTAGGATTAGATCTTCGTTTGGAAGAATAAATAAAAAGTTTCCAGTCACAGTCTCAGTATTCAGTTTAGCACTGAAAACTGGGACTGAGACTGTTTACTAAATGTTACAAGTTTTTAAAGATTTATACCCGTAAACCGTTCCGATTTTTTATAACAATGCAAGGCATTTTATAACTAGCACTTCAAATAAGAGTTTGAGGTTTAGAGAAGTAACCCGAGGTAGTAGCTGAATGATTAACTCTTTATTTTTTTAAGAGTGGATTATAAATCTAAATTCAATTTTTTAATTGCAAATAAATCAATAGTAAAAACTATGATGAATAACAGAAACAATAAAGATAAGAATCCAGTAAAAAGATTTAACAAAATTTCTATTGGATTGGCTTCACCAGAATCTATCTTGAAAGAATCAAGAGGAGAGGTTTTAAAGCCAGAAACTATTAACTATAGAACTCACAAACCAGAGCGTGACGGACTTTTCTGCGAAAGAATCTTCGGACCAGTAAAAGATTTCGAATGTGCTTGTGGTAAGTATAAAAGAATTCGTTACAAAGGTATCATCTGTGACCGTTGTGGTGTTGAAGTTACTGAGAAAAAAGTGCGTCGTGACAGAGTAGGACACATCAACCTTGTTGTGCCAATCGCTCACATCTGGTACTTCCGTTCTCTTCCAAACAAAATTGGTTATATCCTTGGTCTTCCATCTAAGAAATTAGATATGATCATTTACTACGAAAGATACGTAGTAATCCAAGCTGGTATCGCTAAAAATGCAGATGGAGAATCTTTACAAAGATTAGATTTCTTAACTGAAGAAGAATACTTAAACATTTTAGATACTCTTCCGCAAGAAAATCAATATTTAGATGATTTAGATCCAAATAAATTTGTTGCCAAAATGGGAGCAGAGTGTATTATGGATTTATTAGCTCGTATTGACCTAGATGCTTTATCTTATGAATTAAGACACAGCGCTAACAACGAGACTTCTAAACAAAGAAAAACTGAGGCTTTAAAAAGATTACAAGTTGTTGAGTCTTTCCGTGAGTCTAACGAAAACCGCGAAAACCGTCCAGAATGGATGATTATGAAAGTGGTTCCAGTTATCCCACCAGAATTACGTCCACTTGTTCCACTTGATGGAGGTCGTTTTGCAACTTCAGATTTGAACGACTTATACCGTCGTGTAATCATCCGTAACAACCGTTTGAAAAGATTAATGGAGATTAAAGCTCCAGAAGTTATCTTAAGAAACGAGAAACGTATGTTGCAAGAATCTGTAGATTCATTATTCGATAACACTCGTAAAGCTTCTGCTGTTAAAACAGAATCTAACAGACCATTAAAATCATTATCTGATTCATTAAAAGGTAAGCAAGGACGTTTCCGTCAAAACTTACTTGGAAAACGTGTGGATTATTCTGCTCGTTCGGTAATTGTCGTTGGTCCAGAGTTGAAATTATATGAGTGCGGATTGCCAAAAGATATGGCTTCTGAATTATACAAACCTTTCGTTATCCGTAAATTGATTGAAAGAGGTATTGTAAAAACGGTAAAATCTGCTAAGAAAATCATCGATAAAAAAGAGCCAGTAGTTTGGG encodes the following:
- the rplK gene encoding 50S ribosomal protein L11; amino-acid sequence: MAKEISKVVKLQVKGGAANPSPPVGPALGAAGVNIMEFCKQFNARTQDKPGKICPVQITVYKDKSFDFVVKTPPAAVQLMEAAKLKSGSGEPNRKKVASVTWEQIRTIAEDKMPDLNAFTIEKAMSMVAGTARSMGITVSGDAPF
- the rplA gene encoding 50S ribosomal protein L1, with the translated sequence MAKLTKKQKEAASKIEKNKLYSLKDAAALLKVVASAKFDESVDIAVRLGVDPRKANQMVRGVVTLPHGTGKDVKVLALVTPDKEAEAREAGADHVGLDDYLQKIKDGWTDVDVIITMPAVMGKLGPLGRILGPRGLMPNPKTGTVTMDVAKAVQEVKAGKIDFKVDKTGIVHAGIGKVSFGAEQIVDNAHEIIQTLIKLKPTAAKGTYIKGIHLTSTMSPAIALDPKAV
- the nusG gene encoding transcription termination/antitermination protein NusG, whose amino-acid sequence is MADNNVKKWYVVRAVSGQENKVKAYIETEIARLGMEDYVSQVLVPTEKVVTVKDGKKSSKDKVYFPGYVMIEANLVGEIPHIIKSITSVIGFLGEIKGGEPVPLRLSEVNRMLGKVDELAVNTDTRSIPFTVGETVKVIDGPFNGFNGSVEKINEEKRKLEVMVKIFGRKTPLELSFMQVEKV
- the tuf gene encoding elongation factor Tu; this translates as MAKENFNRSKPHLNIGTIGHVDHGKTTLTAAITKVLSDAGYCQAKSFDQIDNAPEEKERGITINTSHVEYETANRHYAHVDCPGHADYVKNMVTGAAQMDGAILVVAATDGPMPQTREHILLGRQVGIPRIVVFMNKVDMVDDAELLELVEMEIRDLLSFYEYDGDNGPVVQGSALGGLNNDPNWVPKIIELMEAVDAWIEEPVRDVAKPFLMPVEDVFTITGRGTVATGRIETGVANTGDPVEIIGMGAEKLTSTITGVEMFRKILDRGEAGDNVGLLLRGIDKADIKRGMVIIKPGSVKPHAKFKAEVYILKKEEGGRHTPFHNNYRPQFYVRTTDVTGVISLPAGVEMVMPGDNLTIEVALLSPIAMNVGLRFAIREGGRTVGAGQVTEIVE
- the rplJ gene encoding 50S ribosomal protein L10 encodes the protein MTREEKSIAIENLTAQLAGTNIIYVSDISGLNAETTSSLRRACFKAGIKLEVVKNTLLAKAMEASSNDYGDLPTVLTGNSAIFISDVANAPGKIIKDFRKKSDKPVLKGAYINSEVYIGDNQLDALATIKSKEELIGEIIGLLQSPAQRIISALQNKFAGSEEGAE
- the rplL gene encoding 50S ribosomal protein L7/L12, producing MADLKQFAEQLVNLTVKEVNELATILKDEYGIEPAAAAVVVAAGGGDGAAEEAQTEFTVVLKEAGASKLAVVKLVKELTGLGLKEAKDVVDGAPSTVKEGVSKEEAEGLKKSLEEAGAVVELK
- the rpoB gene encoding DNA-directed RNA polymerase subunit beta; its protein translation is MITNQTERLNFASTKNIPDYPDFLDVQVKSFKDFFQLETKSDERGNEGLYNTFMENFPITDTRNNFVLEFLDYFVDPPRYTIQECIERGLTYSVPLKARLKLYCTDPEHEDFETIVQDVYLGTIPYMTPSGTFVINGAERVVVSQLHRSPGVFFGQSFHANGTKLYSARVIPFKGSWIEFSTDINSVMYAYIDRKKKLPVTTLFRAIGFERDKDILEIFDLAEEIKVSKTGIKKYIGRRLAARVLNTWHEDFVDEDTGEVVSIERNEIILDRDTIIDKDNVEEIIDSNVKSILLHKEDNNQADYAIIHNTLQKDPTNSEKEAVEHIYRQLRNAEPPDEETARGIIDKLFFSDQRYNLGEVGRYRMNKKLDLDIPMDKQVLTKEDIITIVKYLIELINSKAEIDDIDHLSNRRVRTVGEQLSQQFGVGLARMARTIRERMNVRDNEVFTPIDLINAKTLSSVINSFFGTNQLSQFMDQTNPLAEITHKRRLSALGPGGLSRERAGFEVRDVHYTHYGRLCPIETPEGPNIGLISSLGVYAKVNGMGFIETPYRKVTNGVVDLESTPIYLSAEEEEGKMIAQANIEMDETGKITASNVIAREEGDFPVVEPNVVHYTDVAPNQIASISASLIPFLEHDDANRALMGSNMMRQAVPLIRPEAPIVGTGLERQVASDSRVLINAEGHGTVEYVDANIITIKYDRTEDERMVSFDADEKTYNLIKFRKTNQGTSINLKPIVRKGDRVIPGQVLSEGYATQNGELALGRNLKVAFMPWKGYNFEDAIVISEKVVRDDIFTSIHVDDYSLEVRDTKLGNEELTNDIPNVSEEATKDLDENGMIRIGAEVKPGDILIGKITPKGESDPTPEEKLLRAIFGDKAGDVKDASLKASPSLHGVVLDKKLFARAVKDKRKRTQDKDALGALEMEFETKFVELKDRLVEKLFLIVNGKTSQGVMNDLGEEVLPKGKKYTQKMLYAVEDFAHLSKGQWVADDATNKMVNDLIHNYKIKLNDLQGSLRREKFTITVGDELPSGILKLAKIYIAKKRKLKVGDKMAGRHGNKGIVARIVRHEDMPFLEDGTPVDIVLNPLGVPSRMNIGQIYETVLGWAGMNLGRKFATPIFDGASLDEINALTDEANVPRFGHTYLYDGGTGERFAQKATVGVIYMLKLGHMVDDKMHARSIGPYSLITQQPLGGKAQFGGQRFGEMEVWALEAYGASSTLREILTVKSDDVIGRAKTYEAIVKGETMPEPGLPESFNVLMHELKGLGLDLRLEE
- the secE gene encoding preprotein translocase subunit SecE; the encoded protein is MTKVTNYLSEAFEELKSNVTWPAWAEVQKLTIVVAVFSILFALATWGVDEFFAKALAGFFNWLKG